The Vespula pensylvanica isolate Volc-1 chromosome 3, ASM1446617v1, whole genome shotgun sequence nucleotide sequence TTCGCGTTGTTGAATGGATTAGGAAGCCTCTTAGAATTTGCATGGCGTCACTGATAACTTCACGAGTCAGCAGTCGTATAAGGTCGATATATAAAGGCACGTTGGGTTTGCGCGTCTATCCAGTCAAAGGTTGGAACTAgcaaacgatattttttcgatcgcGCTTCGAAGAAGTTACTTTTGTGTCGATAAAAAGATACAAGGAATacgattgattaattaaaagagagagagagagagagagagagagagagagaaagaaaaaaaaaagaaatcctcaATATGGTGGTCAATTTCAAAGTGTTCAAAAAGAGTTCTCCAAACGGAAAGATCTCTCTGTACGTCGGCAAAcgagattttatcgattatttatcagGGATAGAACCGATCGACGGAGTTATATTACTGGATGAGAATTACGTCGAAACAGGTAGAAAGATATGGGGCCAATTGATATGCAGTTTTCGTTATGGCAGAGAAGAGGACGAAGTTATGGGATTGAACTTTCAAAAGGATCTTTATTTGATATCCGAACAATTATATCCGCCGAGTGGTACCAAGACCGACGTTAATACGACGAGACTTCAAGAAAGGTTGTTGCAAAAATTAGGCCCTAACGCTATACCTTTCACTTTTAATTTTCCACAGAGCGCGCCATCGAGCGTGACCCTTCAACCGAGCCAGGACGAGACCGGAGAACCTTGTGGCGttagttattttattaaaatttattccgGAGAAACGGAGACGGACGTTACGCACAAGAGAAGTACGGTATCCCTTGGTATAAGAAAGATACAGTACACTCCAACGAAACAGGGCCGACAACCTTGTACGATCGTAAGGAAAGATTTTCTATTGAGCCCTGGTGAACTCGAACTCGAGGTAACGCTCGATAAACAATTGTATCATCACGGCGAATCGATTGCGGTTAACGTTAGCGTTAGAAACAATAGCAACAAGATCGTTAAGAAGATCAAAGCGTTGGTTCAACAAGGTATAGACGTCGTCATCTTTCAAAATGGCCAATTTCGTACTGTTAT carries:
- the LOC122627931 gene encoding phosrestin-2; its protein translation is MVVNFKVFKKSSPNGKISLYVGKRDFIDYLSGIEPIDGVILLDENYVETGRKIWGQLICSFRYGREEDEVMGLNFQKDLYLISEQLYPPSGTKTDVNTTRLQERLLQKLGPNAIPFTFNFPQSAPSSVTLQPSQDETGEPCGVSYFIKIYSGETETDVTHKRSTVSLGIRKIQYTPTKQGRQPCTIVRKDFLLSPGELELEVTLDKQLYHHGESIAVNVSVRNNSNKIVKKIKALVQQGIDVVIFQNGQFRTVIDAIETQDGCPITPGSNLQKIIYLKPNLENNKHRRGIALDGRLKREEAELASSTLLTSPDVRDSFGIVVSYAVKVKLYLGALGGELSAELPFIFMRPKPTERLKLANNETCVHIENLPEEKTKEN